Genomic DNA from Verrucomicrobiota bacterium:
CGTGAGAGACCTGGGGATTCTCAACGAGTGCCGCACGGCACGGGCGTTCAGGATCCTGAAAGCGCACGGCTGGCACGAGAAGGAGCCGGGCGAACCCATCCCGCCGGAGAGCCCGAAGCGCCTGGCGTTCCTCGTCATGCGCGCGCTCGCCGAGGATCTCGTCACGGAATCCAGGGCGGCAGAGCTGCTGGGTGAGTCCATCCCAGACCTTCGGAAGAGAGTGGGGATCGCCGCGTGAGAGGGTTGACGCGGATTGTCACCGACTCGACGATCTGGATCGATCTCAGTTGCGGCGGCGTCATCGCGCAGGCTCTTGGGCTCGACGTCGAGTTCCTTGCTCCGGACGCAATCCTTCGCGAGCTGCGGGATCCATCGGGGCTGCACCTCGTCGAGCTCGGAGTCAGGTCTATTGAGCTTTCAGCCGAGCAGGTCGACGAAGCGCTCACTCTTCTAGAGTCGAACCGCTCTCTGTCTGTGCAGGATGCCTTCGCCTGCGTACTGGCCCATTCGCTGGGCGCAATGCTGCTCACCGGAGACCGCAGACTCAGGCGGATCGCGGAAGCCAGAACCATCGAAGTACACGGCACCCTCTGGCTGCTCACACAGATGGTCGACAAGGAGCTCCTCAGACGAACAGAGGCCGCTGATGCTCTGGACTTGATGCGAGCGGCTGGCAGTCGAGTCCCAGCAGAGGAGGCAGACAGGCTCCTCACGCTCTGGAGAAAGCCCGGATCCCCACACGCACGGGGGTAGCATACAGCCGCCCCTAGAACTTATCGAACGCGATGTCCTTCTCCGGCACGCCGTGCTTGGTGAGCATCGCGGTGCAGGCGTCGACCATGAGCGGGGGGCCGCAGAGGTAGTATTCGTTGCCGAAGCCGAACTGCTCCATGGCCTTCTCGACGGTGAGGTGGACGAAGCCGGTGGGGCCGTTCCAGTTGTCGTCGGGCGCGGGCTCGCTCAGCGCGACGACATATTCGAAGTTGTCATTCTCGGCGGCGATCTTCGAGAAGATGTCGTCGTAGAAGATGTCCTTCCTGGCGCGCGCGCCGTAGAAGAACTTCACGGTGCACGTGGTCTTTCGGACTTCGAACAACTCCAGGATCATCGCTTTCATCGGCGCCATGCCGGCGCCGCCGCCGACGAAGATCTTGGGCCGGTCGGTGTCCTTGATGAGGAAGTCGCCGTACGGGCCGGTGAGCCACACTTCCTCGCCCGGCTTGAGCGACCAGATGTAGCTCGACGCGAAGCCCGGCGGCCCGTCCGGCACGTCGCGCGGCGGCGGCGCGATACGCACGGCGAGCTCGACGATGTCGTTGCGTCCCGGGCTGTTCGACATCGAGTAGGCGCGTTCGACGAATCTGGTCTTGGGCACCTTCTCGGTGTCGAGCTTCTTCGCGTTGAAGCCGGTGAAGTCGTACTTGCCGAACTTGCCGCGCATGCGCTCGATGCCGGCATCGCGCGGGATGCGGAGCTGGACGTACTTGCCGGCCTGGAACTTCATGCGTTGCGGCTCGAGGAGCTTGAACTGGATCTCGACGATGTCGTCGGTCACCTGCTTGTTGCTCAGCACCTCGGTGCGGAACTCCTGGATGGCGAAGTACTCCTCGGGCACCTCGATGCGCATGTCGGCCTTGACCTTGATCTGACAGCTCAGCCGCACGTTCTGCTTCTTCTCGAGGCGGGTGAGCTGCGGCTCCTCGGTCGGCAGGATGGGGCCGATGTCGTTGAGCACTTTCGCCTTGCAGTAACCGCATGTGCCCTGGCCGCCGCAGGCCGACGGCACAAAGAGCTTGTTCTCGGCCAGCGCGCTGAGCAGTGTCTGCCCGCCCTGCACGGTGTAGGTGCGGTCGCCGTTGTTGACGTTGATCGTGCACTCGCCGTAGTTGGCGAAGAAGTACTCGCTCACCACGAGCAGGACAGCCAGCCCCGAGCCAAGCCCGCACAGCACGAGTACGGCCTTGAGCCCGGTCACGAGCGCGTTGCCGTGCGCCGCCGCGTCGGCGGCCTGAGCGACGATGTCAACCATCTCGACCATGACGGCTCCCGCAGACCTACTTGATGTCGACCATGCCGGCGAAGCCCATGAACGCGAACGCCATGAGTCCGGCCAGAATCATCGTGATGCCGATGCCCTCGAGCGGCTTGGGCACGTTGCTGAACCGCAGCTTGTAGCGGATGCCCGCGATCGCCACGATCGCCAGCATCCACCCGAGCCCGCTGCCGACGCCGTAGGCGACCGCCCGCGCAAACGTATAGTTGCGCACGATCATGAAGAGCGAAACGCCCAGGATGGCGCAGTTGACCGTGATGAGCGGCAGAAAGATGCCGAGCGCGAAGTAGAGCGCCGGACTGAACCGCTCGATGATGATCTCGACGAACTGCACGAACGCGGCGATGACGATGATAAACGTGATGAACTGGAGGTACTCGAGGCCGAGCGGCACCAGCACGAAGCTGTTGAGCGCCCAGTTGAGCGCGCTCGTCATCGTGAGCACGAACGTCACCGCCAGCCCGAGGCCGATGCTTGCCTTGATCTGCTTGGAGATCGCCAGGAACGAACACATCCCGAGGAAATTCGAGAGGAGGATGTTGTTCGTGAAAATCGCGGCAATGAAAATGATGGTGGGGGCTGCGCCGGCGCCGATCTCCGGCACCTGCGCAAACAAGGTGGGAAGCCCGCAAACAACGGCTGCGTATCCCATGCTCAAACCCTCCTTCTCCCCTACTGAACCTTCTCGGGCGCGACGGCCCGGCCGAACCACACGAGCAGCCCGAGGCAGATGAACGCACCCGGCGGCAGTACCATGAGCTGCCACTTGACGAAGCTCTCGGGCAACACCTGGAAGCCGAACAGCGTGCCGAACCCGAGTGGCTCGCGGATGAGCGCCACGGCGATCAGCACGACCGAGTAGCCGAGCCCCGACCCGAGCGCGTCCAAGAAGGTCATCCCGACCGTGTTCTTCGACGCGAACGCTTCGGCCCGGCCCATGATGATGCAGTTGGTGATGATCAGGCCGATATAGGCGCCCATCTGCTTGGAGGCCTCGTAGGCGAACGCCTTGATGACGAAGTCGATGATGATGACGAACGTGGCGATGATCAGCACCTGGGTGATCATGCGCGTGCGCCGCGGCGTGTACTCGCGCAGCGCCGAGATGATCATGTTCGAGCCCACGTTGGCGAACACGAGCCCCGCACACATGATCAGCGTGTTCGCCATCAGGTTCGTCACCGCAAGCGCCGAGCAGATCCCCAGGATCTGGCGGAAGATCGGGTTCTCGGCCCAGACCTGCTCGAGCAGCGTGGCGCCCTGCTTGGTGCCGAACCACCGGAGCAGCGCCGGCTTTGTGGCGACCTTGTCGGCCATGGCTTGGCTTCCTTGCCGGTCGTACGCCCGTTACGGCGTCGCCGACCGGCCGCGTTCCTTATCCTGTTTCACTGCCGCTACGAAATCCCGAAGCTGCGCGTTCAAGAACTTCTGCACGGCGCCGCTCGTCTCGGTCGCGCCGCTGATGGCGTGGACTTGGTTCGCCTTGAGATCGGTGCCCGGCGGCACAATGTCGATCCGAGGCATGTCGGTATCCGGCCTGTGGATCGAGCGGCCGACCCACGTCTGTTGCCATTCAGGCTCGTTGATCTTGTGGCCCAGGCCCGGCGTCTCATAATCCTCGTAGAACGTGATCCCGATCACTTTCTGGACGGTGGGATCGACCGCCAGGTACCCGCTGATACGGTCCCAGAATCCCGCGCCCGTGATCTTGAACGCGTAACCGATCAGATCGCCGGCCGTCTTGGCCTCGGTCCTGTAGCCTTCGTAGAACACGACGTCCTTGGCGCGCCCGTCGGGCCCGGTGAGGCGCACCGTGCGCTCGATGATCGCCTTGTCAAACGCGGCCTTGATGTCGTCGACCGTGGCGGCTGCCACCCGCTCCTTGTCCCAGCCCTCGATGCCGAGCGCGATGAGCACGTTGCCCTTGGACTCGCGCTCCTTGTTGGCGTCGTAGAGCGGCTTGAGGACCGAATTGGCCGCCGTGAGCACGACGGCCGCCACGAGCCCGAGCACGATCATGAAGCCGATCACATAGACGCGCTCTTTCATGATGCCGCTCTCTCTGCCACTGTCCCGACCGATCTCACGCCTCGGCGGCGGCGGTAACGCGCCTTGAATACGACGTAGTCCATAAGCGAGGCGAACACGTTGGCGAACAAGATGGCGAACATCACGCCCTCGGGGAAGCCCGAAAGCGCGCGGATCGTGCACGTCATCACGCCGATCACGCCTCCGTAGAACCACTGCGCCTGCCGCGTGCCGGGCGCGCTGACCGGATCGGTCGCCATAAAGCACGCGCCGAGCATCAGCCCGCCGCTGAGAAGCGTGTAGAGCGGCGGCGCGAACGACTGCAGCCCCGCCGCGTTCATGATCCCACTGAAGGCCGCCGCGCTCACGAGCGTCGCGAGTATGATGCGCCAGCTCGCGATGCGCCACACGACGAGCATCAGCCCCCCAAGCGCCAGAAGCAGCGCCGAGGTTTCGCCCATACAGCCGCGCGTCGTGCCGAGCAGCATCGGCCGCCATGACGGGATCTCGGCAAACGCCGCGTCGCGCGTTGCCTCGTCCTCGGCCCTGACCCAGGCCTTGCGCGCGCTCAGCGGCGTGGCCGAGCTTGTCGCGTCGACCTGGATCCCCCTGGTGTCCCAGAGCGCAAACCCGCCCGGCCAGCCGGACGGAGCCGCGTTCGGCACCAGCATGCTCACCGCCGCCGTTTGAAGCGGGAAGGAGATGTAGACGAACACCCGCGCCACGAGCGCCGGGTTGAAGAAGTTCTTCCCGGTGCCGCCGAAGATTTCCTTGCCGATCACAACGCCGAAGACGATGCCGAGAGCCACGACCCACCATGGCGTCGACGCCGGCAGCGTGAGCGGGAACAGGATGCCTGTGACGAGGAACCCTTCGTTGACCTCCTCCTTGCGCACAACGCTGAAGATCACCTCGGCCGCGCCCCCGAAGAGATACGAGACGACGATGAGCCACACGCAGCGCCAACCCCAGAAGTACACCGCCGCGATCGTCGCCGGGATCAGCGCGATCACGACCATCATCATGTAGCGCTTGATGTCGATGCGGTCGCGCATGAACGGCGCCTCGCGCGCGTTCTCGGCGCGGCGCAGCAGGAAAGCGTCGATCGCGTCGAGCAGCGGGATCCACGGCTTGAGCAACCGGCTGCGCTCCCAGTTGGCGTGGCGCTTAGCGAGGAACCGCTCGAGGAGCTTCATGCGGCGCCCCCTTCCGAGGTCTCAGCCGCCTTACGGGCCTCTTCTTCGGCCGCGCGGCGGCTCAACTCGGCGGCCTCCTCCGCGTGCTCGTCGAGCACGCGCTTTTTGCCGGCGATGATGTGCGTCATGAGCGGGATCTTCGACACGCACACGTACGAGCAGAGCCCGCAGTCGATGCAGCCGAAGAGCCGCAGCTCCTCGGCCTCGTCGATCGCGTCAATGTGCAGCAGCCGGTCGAGGTGGAACGGCAGCAGGTCGCGCGGGCAGACCTCCGAGCAGTAACCGCACTGGATGCACGGCCTCAGCTCGCCTGCCATGTTCGTATCGGCCCGCCGCGCTCTGGGCGGAAAGTAGCTCGACGCGAACGCGCGCGTGTTCGAGTCGAAGTCGAAGCCGGGCGCCATCCAGCCCATGAACGGGCGCGACGTATCGTCGTGGAGCGCCGTGAGCCCCCAGGTCGCGCGCGTCACCGGCTGATCGAGATCCGGCACGTGCCACCCGGAGACCACCCCGTTGCGAATCACCGTACAGTCGCCCGCGACGCGGTCTCGAACCAGCCACCGCACCGGCGTGCCGACACGAGCCCGGACGATCGCCGGCGCCGTGTAGCCGGTGCCGCCAAGCGCGAGGAGCCGCTCGATGAGCGGCTTCCCCTCAACGCACGCGGCATACACGGCGAGGCAGGTCTGCACATCAACGACAAGAACGCCCACGTCGAGGCCCGTCTTGCCGTCGGGCACCGCGCGCCCGGTCATAAGCTCGGTAACGACTTCGTCGCGTTCGGCCGGGTACTTCGGCGCGACAAGCCGAACGTCGACCCCGTCGGGAAGCTCTCTGAAGAGACCCTCGACGAGGCCGCCATCGCGCGCGTCCAGCGCTACGATCGCCTTCGCCCCACCGAAGATCCTCTGGAGGATGCGCACGCCGACACCGAACGCCTTGGCGTCCGGTGCGAGCACGGCGTCGTTGGGCAGCGTGTACGGCTCCGAGCGCACGGCGCTCACGACAAACGTATCGACCGCCTCCGCAGCTACGGGCGACGACCGATGCGGCGTGGGGATGCCCACCTTGCCCAGCGCGCTCACGCCGGCAAGATAGAGCGTTTCGGCGAGCTGCTCGGGCGACGCGTCGAGCGGGTTGCCGTACGCGCGCGCCACGGGCCGCCAGGTATGCGACCCGTCAGACTTGATCTCGACGGCGGTCACTTCGCCGTCGGGGGTCTCAACCTTGATGAAACGCTCGACGCGGCCGGAAACCGGCGCGTGCACGGGGGTCGAAATGGTCTCATCGTCGCGGCCGATGATCTGCCCGCCGGCAACCCGGTCGCCTTGTTTGACGAGTGCCGGCACCTCGGCGCCGAAGCCCTGGGCAAGCGGGACGATGGCGCGCTCGGGCAGGGGCGCGTCGACAACCCCCAGGCCGGGTCCGATGTCGCCCTTGAGGTGCTTGAAGACGTATCCGCCTGGAAAAGTGCGGGCGCGTGTCGCGCCGCGTACTGTTGCCGCCATGCGCGTCCTTAACCTGCCTCCCTTCGAGCGGTTAGGCTGGCAGAGCAAGACCGGCCCCGGCAGCCCCTGCGCCGAGGCCCACGGGCCTTGTCCTCCTCCCTGCAGCAACCTACGAAACTGGCCCCCACCTATACTGGCCTACCTCCTGAGTGTCAACGGAAAAGGGCCATATCCTGGGTGTCTGTGAAAGAAATCACACCGCGCGCGCTCGACTGCTGCGTCGGCCCGAGCCTGTCCTGCGGCCGTCTCTTGCCTGCGCCGGGCTTTTGGGTTGACAGCCTGGCCTGATTGTGGTAGCGTTCGTTCCGGTGGGTCAACTGAGATAAGGGGGCGACTCATGCTTGCCCGCGCGGCTCGCTTCGCTGTCTTCTGCGCCATCCCGAGCCTCCTAGCCACGAGCGCGATGAGCACGCTCTACACCATCACCGACCTGGGCACGTTGGGCGGATCGATGAGCGCGGCACGCGGCTTGAACGAGCACGGTCAGGTGGTCGGGATCTCAGACACAGGCGGGACAGCCCCAGACGGCTACGCGATCTGGAGTGCCTTTCTCTGGGAGGGCGGTGTGATGACCGACCTCGGCGCACTCGGTGGCTGGAGCAGCAGCGCACGTGACATCAACAACGGCGGTTGTGTCGTAGGAAATGCGTCGCTTGTCACCGGACAAGTCCAGGCTTTTCTGTGGCAGGACGGCACCATGACGGAGCTGCCGGGCCTGGGTGGTCCCACCAGCGTTGCGAGGGCCATCAACGACCTGAATCAGGCCGTCGGCTACTCCACGAACACCACGAACACGCTGTCGTCCGCGGTCCTATGGGAGGGCGACACGATCACGGAACTCGGGTCGCTCGGCCCAGGCAACAGCCACGCCAATGACATCAACATCCATGGTCACATCGTCGGCGACTCCGACACCCAAGCATCCGGCGACCATGCTTGCCTCTGGCACGATAGCGCGATCACCGACCTGGGCACCTTGGGCGGCTACGGCAGCACGGCGAACGGCATCAACGACGCCGGGTTGGTGGTCGGCGGCTCAGACACGCTCGAGGAGGGCTACCGGGCGTTCCTGTGGGACTCCGGCGTGATGACCGATCTCGGCACGCTCGGCGGCGACTACAGCGACGCCGAAGCCGTCAACAACCGCGGCCAGGTCGTAGGCGCCTCGGAAAACGCGGCGGGAGAAATGCGGCTTTTCCTGTGGGAAGACGGCGTCATGATGGACCTCAATGACCTGCTCATTGGATCGGCGGGATGGACGCTCGGCCGCCCTCGTGCGATAAACGAGCTCGGCCAAATCGTTGGCCTAGGCACAATCGACGGCGAACCACATGCCTTCCTGCTCACCCCCATCCCCGAACCATCCGTGCTGGCCCTCATCGCTCTCGGCGTGCTCGGCCTGGCGCGGGCCGCGCGCCGGCGAGCCTGATCGACTCGGCCTGTCTCTCTCCGCGAACTCTGCACCTTTGCAGGATGCCCAGCTGTCTCTCGCAGAAACGCCGAGTTCGCAGAGGACGCCCTTGGCAAGCGCGCACGATGCCGCTATCCTCGGCGCGAGACGAGCCACGACCCCGACGCGAGAGGATGCCATGACGGATAGGGAGCTCACGCCGATCGAGGCGCTGCACTTCGCCCTCGACGAGGAGAAGAAGGCCCACGCCTTCTACACGGCTCAGGCGCGCGTCGCCAAGCTCGACAGCACACGCAAGATGTTCGAGTTCCTCGCCGCCCAGGAGGCCGAGCACATCACGCTCATCGAGGACGAACTCGACCAGGGCTTCTACCAAGGCATGTAGAGAAGAGGGACAGGCACCTGTTCTGTGGAAAATAGGAGCCTGTCCCAGTCTCCCACGACCGGGGCTTCGGGGTTGCTTCCTCAGTTCCCCGGCGCTTCCTGCGCTTCGCGAAACGCCCCCTCATCGAAGACGCGGACGTGCATAAAGGCCACGTCCATCTGCCCGTCCTTGTTCTTTTCGACGCCGTCGAGGAGGATCGTGTCGCCGTGCTTGAGCTCGTAGACGGCCTGGTGTCCTCCATCGGCCTTGTCCGAGCGGACAAGCGCCCCCGCGTCAATGTGGAACAAACAGCCGAACTCGCCATCAGCCATCTCGGGGTCAAGGACGAGCTTGAAC
This window encodes:
- a CDS encoding PIN domain-containing protein, producing MRGLTRIVTDSTIWIDLSCGGVIAQALGLDVEFLAPDAILRELRDPSGLHLVELGVRSIELSAEQVDEALTLLESNRSLSVQDAFACVLAHSLGAMLLTGDRRLRRIAEARTIEVHGTLWLLTQMVDKELLRRTEAADALDLMRAAGSRVPAEEADRLLTLWRKPGSPHARG
- a CDS encoding NADH:ubiquinone reductase (Na(+)-transporting) subunit F; the encoded protein is MVEMVDIVAQAADAAAHGNALVTGLKAVLVLCGLGSGLAVLLVVSEYFFANYGECTINVNNGDRTYTVQGGQTLLSALAENKLFVPSACGGQGTCGYCKAKVLNDIGPILPTEEPQLTRLEKKQNVRLSCQIKVKADMRIEVPEEYFAIQEFRTEVLSNKQVTDDIVEIQFKLLEPQRMKFQAGKYVQLRIPRDAGIERMRGKFGKYDFTGFNAKKLDTEKVPKTRFVERAYSMSNSPGRNDIVELAVRIAPPPRDVPDGPPGFASSYIWSLKPGEEVWLTGPYGDFLIKDTDRPKIFVGGGAGMAPMKAMILELFEVRKTTCTVKFFYGARARKDIFYDDIFSKIAAENDNFEYVVALSEPAPDDNWNGPTGFVHLTVEKAMEQFGFGNEYYLCGPPLMVDACTAMLTKHGVPEKDIAFDKF
- a CDS encoding NADH:ubiquinone reductase (Na(+)-transporting) subunit E (Part of the NQR complex which consists of NqrA, NqrB, NqrC, NqrD, NqrE and NqrF; NQR complex catalyzes the reduction of ubiquinone-1 to ubiquinol by two successive reactions, coupled with the transport of Na(+) ions from the cytoplasm to the periplasm; NqrE is probably involved in the second step, the conversion of ubisemiquinone to ubiquinol.), with product MGYAAVVCGLPTLFAQVPEIGAGAAPTIIFIAAIFTNNILLSNFLGMCSFLAISKQIKASIGLGLAVTFVLTMTSALNWALNSFVLVPLGLEYLQFITFIIVIAAFVQFVEIIIERFSPALYFALGIFLPLITVNCAILGVSLFMIVRNYTFARAVAYGVGSGLGWMLAIVAIAGIRYKLRFSNVPKPLEGIGITMILAGLMAFAFMGFAGMVDIK
- a CDS encoding NADH:ubiquinone reductase (Na(+)-transporting) subunit D, with product MADKVATKPALLRWFGTKQGATLLEQVWAENPIFRQILGICSALAVTNLMANTLIMCAGLVFANVGSNMIISALREYTPRRTRMITQVLIIATFVIIIDFVIKAFAYEASKQMGAYIGLIITNCIIMGRAEAFASKNTVGMTFLDALGSGLGYSVVLIAVALIREPLGFGTLFGFQVLPESFVKWQLMVLPPGAFICLGLLVWFGRAVAPEKVQ
- a CDS encoding FMN-binding protein → MKERVYVIGFMIVLGLVAAVVLTAANSVLKPLYDANKERESKGNVLIALGIEGWDKERVAAATVDDIKAAFDKAIIERTVRLTGPDGRAKDVVFYEGYRTEAKTAGDLIGYAFKITGAGFWDRISGYLAVDPTVQKVIGITFYEDYETPGLGHKINEPEWQQTWVGRSIHRPDTDMPRIDIVPPGTDLKANQVHAISGATETSGAVQKFLNAQLRDFVAAVKQDKERGRSATP
- a CDS encoding RnfABCDGE type electron transport complex subunit D, translating into MKLLERFLAKRHANWERSRLLKPWIPLLDAIDAFLLRRAENAREAPFMRDRIDIKRYMMMVVIALIPATIAAVYFWGWRCVWLIVVSYLFGGAAEVIFSVVRKEEVNEGFLVTGILFPLTLPASTPWWVVALGIVFGVVIGKEIFGGTGKNFFNPALVARVFVYISFPLQTAAVSMLVPNAAPSGWPGGFALWDTRGIQVDATSSATPLSARKAWVRAEDEATRDAAFAEIPSWRPMLLGTTRGCMGETSALLLALGGLMLVVWRIASWRIILATLVSAAAFSGIMNAAGLQSFAPPLYTLLSGGLMLGACFMATDPVSAPGTRQAQWFYGGVIGVMTCTIRALSGFPEGVMFAILFANVFASLMDYVVFKARYRRRRGVRSVGTVAERAAS
- a CDS encoding 4Fe-4S dicluster domain-containing protein, which produces MAATVRGATRARTFPGGYVFKHLKGDIGPGLGVVDAPLPERAIVPLAQGFGAEVPALVKQGDRVAGGQIIGRDDETISTPVHAPVSGRVERFIKVETPDGEVTAVEIKSDGSHTWRPVARAYGNPLDASPEQLAETLYLAGVSALGKVGIPTPHRSSPVAAEAVDTFVVSAVRSEPYTLPNDAVLAPDAKAFGVGVRILQRIFGGAKAIVALDARDGGLVEGLFRELPDGVDVRLVAPKYPAERDEVVTELMTGRAVPDGKTGLDVGVLVVDVQTCLAVYAACVEGKPLIERLLALGGTGYTAPAIVRARVGTPVRWLVRDRVAGDCTVIRNGVVSGWHVPDLDQPVTRATWGLTALHDDTSRPFMGWMAPGFDFDSNTRAFASSYFPPRARRADTNMAGELRPCIQCGYCSEVCPRDLLPFHLDRLLHIDAIDEAEELRLFGCIDCGLCSYVCVSKIPLMTHIIAGKKRVLDEHAEEAAELSRRAAEEEARKAAETSEGGAA
- a CDS encoding PEP-CTERM sorting domain-containing protein, yielding MLARAARFAVFCAIPSLLATSAMSTLYTITDLGTLGGSMSAARGLNEHGQVVGISDTGGTAPDGYAIWSAFLWEGGVMTDLGALGGWSSSARDINNGGCVVGNASLVTGQVQAFLWQDGTMTELPGLGGPTSVARAINDLNQAVGYSTNTTNTLSSAVLWEGDTITELGSLGPGNSHANDINIHGHIVGDSDTQASGDHACLWHDSAITDLGTLGGYGSTANGINDAGLVVGGSDTLEEGYRAFLWDSGVMTDLGTLGGDYSDAEAVNNRGQVVGASENAAGEMRLFLWEDGVMMDLNDLLIGSAGWTLGRPRAINELGQIVGLGTIDGEPHAFLLTPIPEPSVLALIALGVLGLARAARRRA